Proteins encoded in a region of the Salmo trutta chromosome 34, fSalTru1.1, whole genome shotgun sequence genome:
- the LOC115173987 gene encoding mitogen-activated protein kinase 15 isoform X1, with protein sequence MLVCIQQSTPVADILEPDCFRTFKKDHRMNVTEVEDHISMKYEIKKRLGKGAYGIVWKAVDRQTGEVVAVKKIFDAFRNRTDAQRTFREIMFLQEFGDHANIVKLLNVIRAQNDKDIYLVFEYMDTDLHAVIKKGNLLKDIHKRYIMHQLLKATKYMHSGNVIHRDQKPSNILLDADCFVKLCDFGLARSLCQIQEDAGNPALTEYVATRWYRAPEILLGSSRYTKGVDMWSIGCILGEMLLGQPLFPGTSTINQIEKIMSAIPHPSPEDILSIRSEYGASVIQRMLLKPQVPLEDILQSSVPPDALDLVRRLLVFNPDKRLTAEQALQHLYVSRFHNPAKEPGLDSDVILPVDDDVQLSVVQYRNKLYEMILEKRTTRRMPRHVMPRKKEEPVSRSGSGCDSGDHGRERPTGKDKGGLEPVSGAGGGDLRVKSPHDKTEHQAAHPVITVPVSTQPSLERTSPAASPVMGKTTYNPITHVANGFVRNLAGPPHYFRSGTASRELEGQTSNENVTVPPAEGAIRNTVSMEQILQHGRSAPVSRTRSFSLTLSHPQNNPLVRRDEPSVSSGICVTSARLNQRSKSQSREARPPPPRFSKKVFQCNANMAAAGDPRAKLGSYSQAYGTINKTELDNLMRSRHQQ encoded by the exons ATGCTTGTTTGTATCCAGCAATCAACACCTGTCGCCGATATCCTTGAACCGGACTGTTTCAGAACTTTCAAAAAAGACCATCG GATGAACGTCACGGAAGTGGAGGAtcatatttccatgaaatatGAAATAAAGAAAAGACTTGGAAAGGGG GCATATGGGATTGTATGGAAGgctgtggacagacagacaggagaagtTGTGGCTGTAAAGAAAATATTTGATGCCTTCAGGAATAGGACTGATGCCCAG aggacattcagagaaataATGTTTCTTCAG GAGTTTGGAGATCATGCCAACATCGTCAAACTGCTGAATGTCATCAGAGCTCAAAATGACAAAGATATTTACCTGGTCTTTGAATACATGG ACACCGACCTGCATGCGGTGATAAAGAAAGGCAACCTGCTGAAAGACATCCATAAACGCTATATCATGCATCAACTCCTCAAGGCCACCAAATACATGCACTCAGGCAATGTCATCCACAGAGACCAGAAG CCCTCCAATATTCTACTTGACGCGGATTGCTTTGTGAAACTTTGTGACTTCGGTTTAGCGAGGTCTCTCTGCCAGATCCAGGAGGATGCTGGGAACCCGGCGCTGACCGAGTATGTGGCGACGCGGTGGTACAGAGCTCCTGAGATCCTGCTGGGCTCCTCAAG ATACACAAAGGGGGTCGACATGTGGAGTATAGGTTGTATCCTAGGAGAGATGCTGCTTGGGCAGCCCCTTTTCCCTGGAACTTCCACCATCAACCAGATAGAGAAAATAATGAGTGCAATTCCACACCCTAGCCCAGAGG ACATACTTTCGATCAGATCTGAGTATGGTGCCTCTGTGATTCAGAGGATGCTACTGAA GCCCCAGGTGCCTCTAGAGGATATTCTGCAATCGTCGGTGCCCCCGGATGCCCTAGACCTGGTGCGTCGCCTGCTGGTGTTCAACCCAGACAAGAGGCTGACCGCTGAGCAGGCCCTGCAGCACCTCTACGTCTCCAG attccacaacccagccaaggAGCCAGGTCTGGACTCTGATGTGATCCTGCCTGTGGATGATGATGTCCAGTTGTCGGTGGTTCAGTACCGTAATAAACTGTATGAG ATGATTCTAGAGAAGAGGACCACAAGGAGAATGCCACGTCATGTAATGCCGAGGAAGAAAGAGGAGCCTGTCTCTAGGTCAGGGTCTGGGTGTGACAGTGGAGACCATGGGAGGGAAAGGCCCACTGGGAAGGACAAAGGAGGGCTGGAGCCAGTGTCTGGTGCTGGTGGAGGGGACCTTAGGGTTAAATCCCCTCATGATAAGACAGAACACCAGGCTGCTCATCCAGTTATCACCGTACCTGTGTCCACCCAGCCGTCCCTGGAGAGGACCAGCCCTGCAGCTAGCCCCGTCATGGGAAAGACTACATATAATCCCATCACACACGTTGCCA ATGGTTTTGTTCGAAATCTGGCTGGACCACCTCACTATTTTCGCTCCGGTACTGCCAGCAGGGAACTGGAGGGACAGACGAGTAATGAAAATGTAACTGTACCGCCAGCAGAGGGCGCTATTCGCAACACTGTT TCTATGGAGCAGATTCTGCAGCACGGTCGCTCAGCCCCTGTCAGCCGTACCCGTTCCTTCTCCCTGACCCTCTCCCACCCTCAGAACAACCCACTGGTTCGCAGAGACGAGCCCTCTGTGTCCTCAGGGATATGTGTCACCTCTGCACGCCTG AACCAGCGGTCCAAGTCTCAGTCACGAGAGGCACGGCCCCCTCCTCCCAGGTTCAGTAAGAAGGTTTTCCAGTGTAACGCCAACATGGCGGCTGCCGGGGATCCCCGTGCCAAACTAGGCAGCTACTCTCAGGCTTACGGCACCATCAACAAGACAGAACTGGACAACCTTATGAGGAGTCGACACCAACAGTAA
- the LOC115173987 gene encoding mitogen-activated protein kinase 15 isoform X2, whose translation MNVTEVEDHISMKYEIKKRLGKGAYGIVWKAVDRQTGEVVAVKKIFDAFRNRTDAQRTFREIMFLQEFGDHANIVKLLNVIRAQNDKDIYLVFEYMDTDLHAVIKKGNLLKDIHKRYIMHQLLKATKYMHSGNVIHRDQKPSNILLDADCFVKLCDFGLARSLCQIQEDAGNPALTEYVATRWYRAPEILLGSSRYTKGVDMWSIGCILGEMLLGQPLFPGTSTINQIEKIMSAIPHPSPEDILSIRSEYGASVIQRMLLKPQVPLEDILQSSVPPDALDLVRRLLVFNPDKRLTAEQALQHLYVSRFHNPAKEPGLDSDVILPVDDDVQLSVVQYRNKLYEMILEKRTTRRMPRHVMPRKKEEPVSRSGSGCDSGDHGRERPTGKDKGGLEPVSGAGGGDLRVKSPHDKTEHQAAHPVITVPVSTQPSLERTSPAASPVMGKTTYNPITHVANGFVRNLAGPPHYFRSGTASRELEGQTSNENVTVPPAEGAIRNTVSMEQILQHGRSAPVSRTRSFSLTLSHPQNNPLVRRDEPSVSSGICVTSARLNQRSKSQSREARPPPPRFSKKVFQCNANMAAAGDPRAKLGSYSQAYGTINKTELDNLMRSRHQQ comes from the exons ATGAACGTCACGGAAGTGGAGGAtcatatttccatgaaatatGAAATAAAGAAAAGACTTGGAAAGGGG GCATATGGGATTGTATGGAAGgctgtggacagacagacaggagaagtTGTGGCTGTAAAGAAAATATTTGATGCCTTCAGGAATAGGACTGATGCCCAG aggacattcagagaaataATGTTTCTTCAG GAGTTTGGAGATCATGCCAACATCGTCAAACTGCTGAATGTCATCAGAGCTCAAAATGACAAAGATATTTACCTGGTCTTTGAATACATGG ACACCGACCTGCATGCGGTGATAAAGAAAGGCAACCTGCTGAAAGACATCCATAAACGCTATATCATGCATCAACTCCTCAAGGCCACCAAATACATGCACTCAGGCAATGTCATCCACAGAGACCAGAAG CCCTCCAATATTCTACTTGACGCGGATTGCTTTGTGAAACTTTGTGACTTCGGTTTAGCGAGGTCTCTCTGCCAGATCCAGGAGGATGCTGGGAACCCGGCGCTGACCGAGTATGTGGCGACGCGGTGGTACAGAGCTCCTGAGATCCTGCTGGGCTCCTCAAG ATACACAAAGGGGGTCGACATGTGGAGTATAGGTTGTATCCTAGGAGAGATGCTGCTTGGGCAGCCCCTTTTCCCTGGAACTTCCACCATCAACCAGATAGAGAAAATAATGAGTGCAATTCCACACCCTAGCCCAGAGG ACATACTTTCGATCAGATCTGAGTATGGTGCCTCTGTGATTCAGAGGATGCTACTGAA GCCCCAGGTGCCTCTAGAGGATATTCTGCAATCGTCGGTGCCCCCGGATGCCCTAGACCTGGTGCGTCGCCTGCTGGTGTTCAACCCAGACAAGAGGCTGACCGCTGAGCAGGCCCTGCAGCACCTCTACGTCTCCAG attccacaacccagccaaggAGCCAGGTCTGGACTCTGATGTGATCCTGCCTGTGGATGATGATGTCCAGTTGTCGGTGGTTCAGTACCGTAATAAACTGTATGAG ATGATTCTAGAGAAGAGGACCACAAGGAGAATGCCACGTCATGTAATGCCGAGGAAGAAAGAGGAGCCTGTCTCTAGGTCAGGGTCTGGGTGTGACAGTGGAGACCATGGGAGGGAAAGGCCCACTGGGAAGGACAAAGGAGGGCTGGAGCCAGTGTCTGGTGCTGGTGGAGGGGACCTTAGGGTTAAATCCCCTCATGATAAGACAGAACACCAGGCTGCTCATCCAGTTATCACCGTACCTGTGTCCACCCAGCCGTCCCTGGAGAGGACCAGCCCTGCAGCTAGCCCCGTCATGGGAAAGACTACATATAATCCCATCACACACGTTGCCA ATGGTTTTGTTCGAAATCTGGCTGGACCACCTCACTATTTTCGCTCCGGTACTGCCAGCAGGGAACTGGAGGGACAGACGAGTAATGAAAATGTAACTGTACCGCCAGCAGAGGGCGCTATTCGCAACACTGTT TCTATGGAGCAGATTCTGCAGCACGGTCGCTCAGCCCCTGTCAGCCGTACCCGTTCCTTCTCCCTGACCCTCTCCCACCCTCAGAACAACCCACTGGTTCGCAGAGACGAGCCCTCTGTGTCCTCAGGGATATGTGTCACCTCTGCACGCCTG AACCAGCGGTCCAAGTCTCAGTCACGAGAGGCACGGCCCCCTCCTCCCAGGTTCAGTAAGAAGGTTTTCCAGTGTAACGCCAACATGGCGGCTGCCGGGGATCCCCGTGCCAAACTAGGCAGCTACTCTCAGGCTTACGGCACCATCAACAAGACAGAACTGGACAACCTTATGAGGAGTCGACACCAACAGTAA